TCCACAGCACTGGTTACAGGGTTCGTTGAATCAAAGGCTGTGAAAGCCGCGTCGAGGTAAGTGGCATTAAAGTCCACCCGGAAGTTATCGGTTACCTGTGCCTGAACCGCTAATTCAAATCCCTTGTTTTCAGCTTCCGCAGCGTTAACGGTGACCGTTGCCAAACCAATAACCTTGTTAACCTGCAAATCTTTATAATCATAGAAGAAAGCCGCACCAGTAACTTCTACACGATTATCCCAAAGCCTTGATTTAAAACCGACTTCATACGCAGTCACCAGTTCCGGGTCCAACGCAGGGTTGACCTGGCCAATGTTAAAGGTACCACTTTTGAAACCTTCCGTTGCCGAAGCATAAATCAATGTGTCTTCGGAGAGGTCGTATTCGAGACCCAGTTTTGGTGTAAAGGATTCCCAGGTTTCATTTCCATCCGTATTAACTACCGGCCCGAAAGGTCCGCTGAAATTACCCTCGGTATCACGTTCTTCTTCACTATAACGACCGCCCAAAGTTATCCGGAAGGTGTCGCTTACCGAGTAAGTCGCTTCGCCGAATACCGCGTAGGCATCAATATCCATTTTTCCATCCTGGAAATAGAGAGGACCTACACCAAATTGCAAGAAAGGAACCGACACGTAGTTTTCTATCTCTTCGGTGTAATAATACAAGCCGCCAATCAATGTCCACTCATCTGACTGATAGGTGAGTTTAAATTCTTGAGAAAATTGCTCTGACCACTCGTTATAAAACGTATTGCCGAAAGGAGCTGAGGTATTATCAGAGTTTGAGCTATTGTGGCGTTCGTTATCGCGCCAGCCCGTGATAGATTCAAACTGCAATTCATCGCTGAGATCAACATTCACAATTGCCGTAACTGACGTAGAGTCCCGCTCATTTGAGCCATTTGGCAAAGCCGTGGCGGCATCATGAGAAAATGTTTTAGCGATACCAGCCGGAAGGCCTGCAGGGTTAGTGGGTTCAGATGGCCCTACTGTGCCAGTGAGTACAGCTCCGGTTCCCGGGTATGCACCAAAAGCCATGGTAAAATAGTTGTTATCGTCTTCTTCATGATACTCGGCAAGAAGATCAATACTGACCGATTCAGAAGGCTCAAACCGAAGTGAGGCGCGAATCGATTTTTGGTCAGCATCGTTGACATCATACCCTTGAGCAATGTCTTCACCGTAACCATCTCTATCGAGAGATTTCACAGCCAGTCGACCAGTTATTGTCTCATCACCACTGAGTGAGCCACCAACGGCCGCCTCGATTCCAATCAGATCATAATTACCCGCTGTGAATTTCAAGTAGCCTTCTGTGTCTACGGTCGGGCGTTTGGTAACCACGTTAACCGCTCCACCCGTGGCATTTCGGCCATATAGCGTACCCTGAGGACCGCGAACAACCTCCACCCGATCAACATCAAAGAATGACTGTAGCTGAAAGCTGGGCCGCCCAATATAAACACCATCGACATGGAACGCCGAACTCGCATCGGCACCGGAAGCAAATGATGAGAGACCGATACCACGAATAAACAAACGGTTAATCCCGTTCTGCATGCCCACTCGCAACCCTGGGGACACCATTTGCAGATCGGACATACTGCTAATCTGCTTGGCCTCCATCATGTCTGAGTCCAGAGCCGTAAGAGACAGCGGTGTGTCAGATGCCAATTGAGCGCGTTTTTGTGCCGTCACGATCACTTCTTCAAGCTGGGCAGCGAACGTCGTCACCGGAGCCAATGCAGCAGACACGGCAAGCGCCAGCATGCCGCAACGGATGCCACCGCTGGCAATTTTTTTGTCTATAATTTTCATCGTGCTTAATTCCCCATTGTTATAATTTTCTTTAAGAAAAAGAAATTTCAGACAACGTTTACTGCAAAATTAATTTTGTATTTAACTGAACAGTTACGTTATCAGCTTGGGATTTAAACAAGACGGATGCAGTGCCACAACGAACATCAGGTCGGGTTAAAATAAAAACAACTCATTGATTTTATTAAATAAAAATAGAATAACCACACAGTGTTCGGGTTTATTTCGCGCAAATTCCAATGCACATCCGAACAAGCATTTTCCGGAATTCAGAATCATCGATAAGTCGAGGAGTTTCCTGAATCATCACATAGGTTGTTAGTGATAGAGAGTGAGCAGTTGCTTGTGCGAGAACACGATCATTCTGCCCCGATATAAAGTCTCGACAGTAGCACAATTGCCGAGTTAAAAAGTCTTCAACAGAATCTTTTCCTAGAAAGTTTTTATCAAACTCCATCCAGAAATCAAAGAAACGACTGTAACGAAGATAAAAACCTCGATCCAGCGTCAACAGGGTTTTATGTTTTATCAAAACCCAGTCCACAATCGACGCCATAAACTCGTGCAACATTGGTGGTTCTTGTAAAGGATACAGACTGTAACCATTCTCGTGATAGTGGCGAATAACAAAGTGAAACACCTCTGCCACTACCGCGTCGAGGTTGGGAAAGTATTCGTAAATTGTAGATTTTGGCACGCCGGACACCAGCTCCAACGAAGTCGTCGAAAGCCCTTCCCGGCCGTGCTCGCACAAAATTTTTAACCCGGCTTCGACTATCGCGGCAACCATTCTGCGGGAGCGCTCTTGTTGAGGTATACGCCTCATCGGATCGGGACAATCCAGACTCTGGGTATCAAGCGTGTATATTCGCGCGCTATTGTTCATAACAGATACCGTGAGCTAACGAAATTAGCAAACATAATCACGGCTGCAACCTTACGGCTTTAAACCAGAGCATTTCGCTCGGCAATTTCCATGAATGTTTCGAGACGCGTTTTTAGCGCTTCAATCGGCATCTCTTCATGCTCTGTTTCCAGCAGCAGATAGGGAATTCCCTCTTCATCAAACTTATCCTTGATATCGGGATAAAAATACATGTGAGGCTCACAAAATTTGACCATCAGAATGATCACACCCTGAGCACCGGACGCTTTTACAGAATCCGCAAGATACTGATCCCAATCGTAATCGCGCGCCGACCGGGTTGGGCAAGGTACATTTTTATTTCGATCAAGATACCATTGAGTCAGGGAATCCAGCGCATCGCCTTCGGTACTGGCATCTGTGGAAAAAAAGCGATATCCCGTATAAAGATCATCAGCAACAACCATACCGCCACAACTTTCGATCAAACTGAGTATTTCAGGCTTGGGCGGGTGGCACATGTGACCAGAAAGATAGAGTGGGATGTTTCCACGCTTGCCCGCTTCTCCGCTAACACACTCCGCCATCAACTCTTCCAACAGCGGGGTGAACTCTTCGGCATCCATGATCATGCAAGCTTTAACGATGCTCTGCACATCCGACGATGCCATATGCAGCTTGCCGTTCTGCCTCATATCGTACAGCTGTCGCAATAGTTGACGATTTTTGTTAAAGAGTTTGATGCTGTTCATCATTGCCGCATCCGTAATCTCAACACCTAAAGCATCCTGCAGTTGCACTTTAAGAAAGTTAAGCACCCGTCGACTTTCGCTGAAGGCCCATGGAGAGTTGATGGTGGACACAAGCTGGTCGTACAACACCGGCACATCAGGCATATGGTTTCGCATAGTGTCGGCAGAACCCAGAAGCTGCACACAGTGATCGCCCAACATAATCGCATCAAGAAAATTGAATTTATCACTTAATGTTTGATTGACTAAGCTGCGGTTATAACCGCAGTAGAAATTGAAAATTCTGCTTTGCCCTACGGTAATAGGCTCTTCGTCATTTTGCAGCACCATCGGCAGTGCGCCCGCGGCATGCACCATCTCCGAAGGGAAGTTCATCGGCAATACACCTACCACAGGTCTGCCACTTTTTTCTTTCCACTCCACCGCATACTGAAGTGGATTTTCTGACACTTGAGAAAATACGGCTAGAATTTCTTCTCTTCTACTCATTCGTTATATTCCTGAAAACTGTCCGTGCTGCTGATTTTTATGCCGAAATGCCGCCATTCACACTGATCATCTGACCGGTTACTTTTCCTGCTTTTTCACTGGAAAGAAATACGATCATATCGGCCATATCTTCAGGCAATACAACGCCCAGTCGCGCGGCCTCTATCGCTTTGCTGAACAACTTTTGGCCAAACGGTTGATTCATTACCGCCTGATTGGTGAGAGTTCCTTCAATGATAGATGGGGTAATCACATTCACCCGAATACCATTGCGCTTGACCTCCATCGCCATGGCGCGTGTAAACATCATAATGCCTGCCATTGCAGCGCCCAGCACCGTCTCGCCAGGCGTCGTATGCTTGCCAGCATCTGATGCAATGTTGGTAATCACACCGCCGCCATTTTTTGTCATGAGTGGCAGCATGATCCGGCTAATCAGAAGTGGAGCCAGCAATTGGCTATCGAGAATAGTTCCAATTTCTTTCGGGTCGATATCTTTTAACAACGTTGGACCGTAAGGGCCAACTGTGGAGTTCACAACTATTTCAATGCTACCAAACTGCTCCCATGCAGAATTACAAACTCGTTCAGCCTCGGCAGGAATGTTTGAATCGCCGGCAATAAAAATTACATTGGCATCCGGGCAGCGAGACAAGACCTCCTGACGGGCTTTCTCACCTCTTTCCTCGTTGCGCCCATTGATGGCAATACCTTTAACGCCTGCTTCGGCAAACTGGATCGCTGTAGCAAGCCCCACCCCCGCGGTACCGCCGGTAATCAGTACATGGCTTTCTGTTAGTTTTTTGGGTTGAGACTGAACTGATGTATTCATAAACTTTAACAACCTTTCCAATAAATCTGTTATTTATTTCAATGAGTTATAACTTCGGCTAATAAAAAATCTGCGGAGTACACGCGCAACCACTTTCCTGCTGAAGAGCCGAAAGCCCCGCTTCAATTGCTGTTACGCAACCCTCCTTTGATCATCCATCGCTTCAATCATGGCTTCAAGGCGGGTATTAAGCAGCTCGTCTTTGTAGAAAGATTCGTCAGCCACGTCCCCTTCGAAGAAGATCGCCTGACGCCCATGTTTTACCGCAGAATCAGAAATCAGGAATTGATTATTAGACATGCCTCGACAGGTTCTCGACGCATGAAGAACAACACCGTCGATATCGAACTTGTCGCAGACTCTATCAATCTCTCCGATCATATGTGGAACTCCACTATTATTCGGGCATGCCAGATAGTTTTGCGCCATCCCGCGAACAGGGTTGGCCAGATCAATACGATGTGGCTCCTGCCAGAAAGACATGTGCGTGTATCGACCAGCCACAACTGTCGCATCAACTGCAGCGAATTTGTCAGCCAGCCAGCCCACCTTGTTCCAGTTCATCATGCCATCAAAGAAGAGACGATACTTTTCCTGCGGAACTGCACCAACACCATCAATAATGCGCTGCTGAATTTCATCTTTAACCGACTGAAAATAATCTACTAACGCTTGCTCGCCAGGCAGGAAGTTCACGTGTGCAATACTCACAATCCAATCAAAGAAGCTCGCTGGAGCAGGCTTGGCAGTGCACAGATCCATAGCTTCGAGCCTTAGCTCGGCGGCTTTTTTAATAAAGCCCATCACTTCACTCAGCCTGTCCCAGTCGTATTTACGCCCGGTATTTTCTTCCAGGAACTTGGTCATTTCGACCAGCTGCATACTGACGTAATCCGACTTTTCTTCCCACTCCTGCCCGTAGAGGTAGTTGGCGTCAGGCTTGCCACCCCATAACAAGGGGACGTTGACATTAAAAATAGGCACTTTTTTCCCGTGCATACGGTACATCAGGTCATCCCATTGCTGGCCAGAGCTGCAATAGGGATAAGCGTTAACAATCATGTCCGGGAGTGGCAGCTTTTTGATATCTTCAGAACGAGGATCGGATGCAGAAATAACACCGTCTTCAACTTTTTTCTTTTCAATCAATGCCTGACCGATGTGGGTCCGGGCGTAAGAGCATAGCTCTCGATCATAACCTTTGTCTTCACCCGCTTGCTGGGCGTCAGTTTCAAGATGTTTTGCCGCGAGGTAAGCAGACCAGGCTTCGCCGTGAACCCAGGCCACATCATGCGCATGAAAGAATGGCGGGATGTAAGTACCGTTATACCAGACAACTTTTTTCCCTTCCTCTTTCGCTCGGAACAAGCTTTCCCAGTAATCATTAACCAGTTTCCCGCCCGCTTTTGTTGCTTTAAGGCGATTGGCTCTTTTGTCACTTGCATGACCTTCGCTTGCATGTTGCATGATCATCTCCTGAATTTATCGATCAAACTTAAGCGCTAAACTCCGCTGGCACACCAAAAAAGAGTGCCTTCAACACTATCTATTAACAGACATTTACTGCCTGCCACCACCGAACAATCTGGCCATCAGTGGCACTTTCTTTTTC
The DNA window shown above is from Pseudomonadales bacterium and carries:
- a CDS encoding SDR family oxidoreductase; its protein translation is MNTSVQSQPKKLTESHVLITGGTAGVGLATAIQFAEAGVKGIAINGRNEERGEKARQEVLSRCPDANVIFIAGDSNIPAEAERVCNSAWEQFGSIEIVVNSTVGPYGPTLLKDIDPKEIGTILDSQLLAPLLISRIMLPLMTKNGGGVITNIASDAGKHTTPGETVLGAAMAGIMMFTRAMAMEVKRNGIRVNVITPSIIEGTLTNQAVMNQPFGQKLFSKAIEAARLGVVLPEDMADMIVFLSSEKAGKVTGQMISVNGGISA
- a CDS encoding 2-hydroxyacyl-CoA dehydratase — protein: MQHASEGHASDKRANRLKATKAGGKLVNDYWESLFRAKEEGKKVVWYNGTYIPPFFHAHDVAWVHGEAWSAYLAAKHLETDAQQAGEDKGYDRELCSYARTHIGQALIEKKKVEDGVISASDPRSEDIKKLPLPDMIVNAYPYCSSGQQWDDLMYRMHGKKVPIFNVNVPLLWGGKPDANYLYGQEWEEKSDYVSMQLVEMTKFLEENTGRKYDWDRLSEVMGFIKKAAELRLEAMDLCTAKPAPASFFDWIVSIAHVNFLPGEQALVDYFQSVKDEIQQRIIDGVGAVPQEKYRLFFDGMMNWNKVGWLADKFAAVDATVVAGRYTHMSFWQEPHRIDLANPVRGMAQNYLACPNNSGVPHMIGEIDRVCDKFDIDGVVLHASRTCRGMSNNQFLISDSAVKHGRQAIFFEGDVADESFYKDELLNTRLEAMIEAMDDQRRVA
- a CDS encoding TetR/AcrR family transcriptional regulator, whose product is MNNSARIYTLDTQSLDCPDPMRRIPQQERSRRMVAAIVEAGLKILCEHGREGLSTTSLELVSGVPKSTIYEYFPNLDAVVAEVFHFVIRHYHENGYSLYPLQEPPMLHEFMASIVDWVLIKHKTLLTLDRGFYLRYSRFFDFWMEFDKNFLGKDSVEDFLTRQLCYCRDFISGQNDRVLAQATAHSLSLTTYVMIQETPRLIDDSEFRKMLVRMCIGICAK
- a CDS encoding 2-hydroxyacyl-CoA dehydratase, translated to MSRREEILAVFSQVSENPLQYAVEWKEKSGRPVVGVLPMNFPSEMVHAAGALPMVLQNDEEPITVGQSRIFNFYCGYNRSLVNQTLSDKFNFLDAIMLGDHCVQLLGSADTMRNHMPDVPVLYDQLVSTINSPWAFSESRRVLNFLKVQLQDALGVEITDAAMMNSIKLFNKNRQLLRQLYDMRQNGKLHMASSDVQSIVKACMIMDAEEFTPLLEELMAECVSGEAGKRGNIPLYLSGHMCHPPKPEILSLIESCGGMVVADDLYTGYRFFSTDASTEGDALDSLTQWYLDRNKNVPCPTRSARDYDWDQYLADSVKASGAQGVIILMVKFCEPHMYFYPDIKDKFDEEGIPYLLLETEHEEMPIEALKTRLETFMEIAERNALV
- a CDS encoding TonB-dependent receptor, producing MKIIDKKIASGGIRCGMLALAVSAALAPVTTFAAQLEEVIVTAQKRAQLASDTPLSLTALDSDMMEAKQISSMSDLQMVSPGLRVGMQNGINRLFIRGIGLSSFASGADASSAFHVDGVYIGRPSFQLQSFFDVDRVEVVRGPQGTLYGRNATGGAVNVVTKRPTVDTEGYLKFTAGNYDLIGIEAAVGGSLSGDETITGRLAVKSLDRDGYGEDIAQGYDVNDADQKSIRASLRFEPSESVSIDLLAEYHEEDDNNYFTMAFGAYPGTGAVLTGTVGPSEPTNPAGLPAGIAKTFSHDAATALPNGSNERDSTSVTAIVNVDLSDELQFESITGWRDNERHNSSNSDNTSAPFGNTFYNEWSEQFSQEFKLTYQSDEWTLIGGLYYYTEEIENYVSVPFLQFGVGPLYFQDGKMDIDAYAVFGEATYSVSDTFRITLGGRYSEEERDTEGNFSGPFGPVVNTDGNETWESFTPKLGLEYDLSEDTLIYASATEGFKSGTFNIGQVNPALDPELVTAYEVGFKSRLWDNRVEVTGAAFFYDYKDLQVNKVIGLATVTVNAAEAENKGFELAVQAQVTDNFRVDFNATYLDAAFTAFDSTNPVTSAVEDLTGNQLPGASEKAMGLGLEYSLPLSDGDAITARVDASYTSEVFFTEFNDDFQRRDGVTVVNATVRYDAPDDSWYVSAWGKNITDEFVVSNMIVSVALWGYPVFGAVDPPATYGITAGMNF